Proteins encoded by one window of Scatophagus argus isolate fScaArg1 chromosome 4, fScaArg1.pri, whole genome shotgun sequence:
- the disp3 gene encoding protein dispatched homolog 3 isoform X2 translates to MDVEDEPPVFQTSWGGEEDEGGEEEEDGEPQAAGQHCFSEEAVVCGLWRVVAWVYTQPCASGVVLGVVVLLPCTLFAYMLLYCPPLDIDLSYSAFEVHSHFSAERFDALTIAVKSQLGSWDRRRRDLDNTESEALRELLLEELGRQGLFNRTDNERMRPSAPKNEPLHAGDDQKRGFTPDRDKRTAPDLGQEEAGKHKNPDHKEQEYEERSREGNSTLPLIRRRRFVPNYYLQSQALWRIELVFVAQGEGDRNIFTPERLQTIHHVEHLLMQHPQFHQFCWKPLEMLRDLPLGPSYCSPPSSLMSYLFPSEKGGKIYYDGMGPDLADIQGSLSLAITHPQFYWYVDESLSPEHLSSSLLRSEIHFGAPLPSFYSLQDRADEQRSRFKNFVVQYADILAKQSTSQVKVLYGGTELFDNEVRHTFHNDMMLAVISGACITVLVYVLTSFSAFLTLFGLASIGLSCLMALFFYHVVFGVRYLGILNGVAAFVIIGIGVDDVFVFISTFRQASHLRQPQQRMIYTMKTAGRATFLTSFTTAAAYAANTFSQIPAVHDFGLFMALIVSCCWLWVSALMPAALCVWTECVEPQEHAWLNRWRLFSGLSASLGPLSDEDDDVALLSVEMEPGSCDTDGDAAILSLSVETPLSPPGQQHVGVVSTNLQWALKHLVAEPAVERRKAVLGVFLLVLLLSAGCCCLLRPATHAPLLFRQDTNLQTLLALRSNLSGQGISCPMCSGVFMEKPHPLYTHSSSSAFKFSAHQQTPSSATSNSPQSSTKSNSSTDQTGSLFTIYISKLDLGASTALYRFSLNTSTPSPWKLCSTEHQEVSSFQAYNQPHSNYSTRMTVCVSHVYRPYPSWMITSTPCDPQHGWTPEFSFYAASSPQQHSRRLYFAQRRLRPHPSRVCVGPPGCGISSGPDGPTQGTFYTPLSIDPSSAVKTKPSKTFGYNPCSGGACGHPAVRPLVDTGAMVFVVFGILGVNRTDRRDNHVIGDMGSIILDPDFDIFQEMGHLCKICKAISANSQLVKPGGAQCLPSGNKLSSILPLLHPECHSLPEPNLLPGQLSHGAVGVHGGKVRWLSMAFESTTYKGKSSFQTYSDFLQWENFIQEQLASLPQSSALQKGFQTCEHWKQIFMEIIGVESALWSLLLSLAICVAAVAVFTAHPLLLLPVLITILGVICLVVAVMYWLGWEMGAVEAISLSILVGSSVDYCLHLVEGYLLAGETMPSTPGHNSVEPPAERQRRTLEAVSHVGVAIVSSAVTTVISTVPLFFCVIVPFAKFGQIVAINTAVSILFTLTVTVSMLACMAPARFSRSPNAVLKAGLAVMAAAALGAAVCWVGGQLGVLAGQSIST, encoded by the exons ATGGATGTGGAGGATGAGCCACCAGTTTTTCAGACCAGctggggaggggaggaagatgaggggggggaggaagaagaagatggagagcCACAAGCAGCAGGCCAGCACTGTTTCTCTGAGGAGGCTGTGGTGTGTGGGCTGTGGAGGGTAGTGGCGTGGGTGTACACACAGCCCTGTGCCAGTGGAGTGGTTTTAGGGGTAGTTGTCCTACTACCTTGCACCCTGTTTGCCTACATGCTCCTCTACTGCCCTCCTCTGGACATAGACCTCTCCTACAGTGCCTTTGAGGTTCACAGTCACTTCTCTGCTGAGCGTTTCGATGCCCTCACCATCGCTGTAAAGTCTCAGCTGGGGTCCTGGGACAGACGTAGGCGAGACTTAGATAACACCGAGTCTGAGGCCCTGCGGGAGCttctgctggaggagctgggCAGACAGGGACTGTTCAACAGGACAGATAACGAGAGAATGAGGCCCTCTGCTCCTAAAAACGAGCCTTTACATGCAGGAGATGATCAGAAGAGAGGATTCACACCGGACAGAGATAAAAGGACAGCCCCTGACTTGGGTCAGGAGGAAGCAGGGAAGCACAAGAACCCAGATCACAAAGAGCAGGAGTACGAGGAGAGATCACGGGAGGGAAATTCCACTTTGCCTCTCATTAGGAGGCGCAGGTTTGTTCCCAATTACTACTTGCAGAGCCAGGCCCTGTGGAGGATCGAGCTGGTGTTTGTGGCTCAAGGGGAGGGCGACCGCAACATCTTTACCCCAGAACGTCTGCAGACGATTCACCACGTGGAGCATCTGCTCATGCAGCACCCGCAGTTTCACCAGTTCTGCTGGAAACCTCTGGAGATGTTGAGGGATCTGCCACTGGGACCATCCTACTGCTCCCCACCCAGCTCGCTCATGTCTTACCTCTTCCCGAGTGAGAAAGGAGGGAAGATATATTATGATGGCATGGGCCCAGATCTTGCTGATATTCAAG GTTCTCTGAGCCTGGCCATCACACACCCACAGTTCTACTGGTACGTGGATGAGAGTCTGTCCCCCGAgcacctctcctcctctctcttacGCAGTGAGATCCACTTTGGagctcctcttccttccttctacTCCCTGCAGGACCGAGCTGACGAGCAAAGATCTCGCTTCAAAAACTTTGTGGTTCAGTACGCAGACATCCTGGCCAAGCAATCTACCAG CCAAGTGAAGGTGCTGTATGGGGGGACAGAGCTGTTTGATAATGAGGTGAGACACACCTTCCACAATGATATGATGCTGGCTGTCATCAGTGGAGCCTGCATTACTGTGCTCGTCTATGTGCTTACCTCCTTTTCTG CATTTCTGACTCTCTTCGGACTCGCTAGCATCGGACTGAGCTGTTTGATGGCTCTTTTCTTTTACCATGTTGTCTTTGGCGTGAGGTACCTCGGCATCCTCAATGGAGTTGCAGCCTTTGTTATTATTGGCATTG GGGTGGATGATGTATTTGTGTTCATCAGCACCTTCAGACAGGCTTCTCATCTGCGTCAGCCGCAGCAGCGAATGATCTacacaatgaaaacagctgGGCGAGCTACTTTTCTCACTTCCTTCACCACTGCAGCTGCCTATGCTGCTAACACTTTCTCTCAG ATCCCGGCCGTGCATGACTTTGGCCTATTCATGGCACTCAttgtcagctgctgctggctttGGGTGTCCGCCCTGATGCCAGCCGCCCTGTGTGTCTGGACTGAGTGTGTGGAGCCTCAGGAACATGCCTGGTTGAATCG CTGGAGGCTGTTTTCCGGCCTGTCAGCGAGCCTCGGCCCTTTGTCAGATGAGGACGATGATGTGGCACTTCTGTCAGTGGAGATGGAGCCAG GATCCTGTGACACAGACGGCGATGCAGCCATTCTTTCCCTGTCAGTGGAGACACCTCTGTCGCCTCCAGGGCAGCAGCACGTGGGTGTGGTGAGCACCAATCTCCAGTGGGCCCTGAAGCACTTGGTGGCAGAGCCAGCTGTAGAGAGACGAAAAGCTGTTCTAG GTGTCTTCCTCCTGGTCCTGCTCTTATCTGCCGGGTGCTGCTGTCTCCTGAGGCCGGCCACTCATGCACCCCTTCTTTTCCGCCAGGACACAAACCTGCAGACTCTGTTGGCTCTCAGGAGCAACCTCAGCGGTCAGGGCATCTCCTGCCCTATGTGCTCAG GTGTGTTCATGGAAAAGCCACACCCATTGTACACCCACTCTTCCTCATCAGCTTTTAAGTTTTCTGCACATCAGCAGACCCCGAGCTCAGCAACTTCTAACTCTCCTCAGAGCtcaacaaaatcaaattcaagCACCGACCAAACAG GCTCattatttacaatttacatATCAAAGTTGGACCTTGGAGCCTCTACAGCCCTTTACCGCTTCTCCCTTAACACCAGCACTCCTTCCCCATGGAAACTGTGCAGCACAGAGCATCAAGAGGTGTCATCATTTCag GCTTATAATCAGCCCCACAGCAATTACAGCACCAGAATGACAGTGTGCGTCTCCCATGTGTACCGCCCGTACCCCAGCTGGATGATCACATCCACCCCATGTGACCCCCAACATGGCTGGACTCCAGAGTTTTCCTTTTATGCAGCATCGTCTccgcagcagcacagcag GAGATTGTACTTTGCCCAGCGTCGCCTGAGACCTCATCCCAGTCGAGTGTGTGTCGGCCCGCCTGGCTGTGGCATCAGTTCTGGGCCTGATGGACCCACACAGGGAACCTTTTATACTCCTCTCTCTATCG ACCCTTCAtctgctgtcaaaacaaaaccatccAAAACGTTTGGCTACAACCCGTGCAGTGGCGGTGCGTGCGGACACCCGGCGGTGCGTCCTCTGGTTGACACCGGGGCGATGGTTTTTGTCGTATTTGGCATCCTGGGAGTCAACCGAACTGATCGCAGGGACAACCACGTCATTGGAGATATG GGCAGCATTATATTGGATCCAGACTTCGATATATTCCAGGAAATGGGGCATCTTTGCAAAATCTGTAAAGCTATTAGTGCCAACAGTCAACTTGTGAAGCCTGGAGGAGCACAGTGTTTGCCTTCAG GTAATAAGCTGTCGTCTATTCTGCCTCTTCTCCATCCTGAGTGTCACTCTCTTCCTGAACCCAATCTGCTCCCGGGTCAGCTCTCCCACGGCGCGGTGGGGGTGCACGGAGGCAAGGTGCGCTGGCTGTCCATGGCCTTTGAGTCT ACCACATACAAGGGGAAATCCTCCTTTCAGACCTATTCCGACTTCCTTCAATGGGAGAACTTCATCCAGGAGCAGCTCGCCTCCCTCCCGCAGTCCTCGGCTCTGCAGAAGGGTTTCCAGACCTGCGAGCACTGGAAGCAGATCTTCATGGAAATCATAG GTGTGGAGAGTGCCCTCTGGAGTCTGCTGCTGTCCCTGGCCATCTGTGTGGCAGCTGTGgctgtttttactgcacatcctctgctgctgctgccagtaCTCATAACCATTCTGG GAGTGATCTGTCTGGTGGTGGCGGTGATGTATTGGCTGGGATGGGAGATGGGAGCAGTGGAGGCGATTTCTCTGTCTATACTTGTGGGATCTTCAGTGGATTACTGTCTGCACCTGGTGGAGGGATACCTGCTGGCTGGGGAGACCATGCCCTCCACGCCTGGTCATAACTCGGTG GAGCCGCCAGCTGAGAGGCAGAGGCGAACCCTGGAGGCAGTGAGCCATGTGGGCGTTGCCATAGTGTCCAGTGCCGTCACCACAGTGATCTCCACAGTAcccctcttcttctgtgtcaTTGTGCCTTTCGCCAAGTTTGGCCAAATAGTGGCCATTAACACCGCCGTCTCCATTTTGTTCAccctgactgtgactgtgtccATGTTGGCATGCATGGCCCCTGCCCGCTTCAGCAGATCCCCCAACGCCGTGCTGAAGGCCGGTCTGGCTGTGATGGCGGCTGCAGCCTTGGGAGCGGCAGTGTGCTGGGTGGGAGGACAGCTGGGAGTGTTGGCTGGGCAATCAATCAGCACGTAA
- the disp3 gene encoding protein dispatched homolog 3 isoform X1 yields MIFSPTPEHEGDEISEHKFSTSQVDPIGLNAPPVILISSASGVSMDVEDEPPVFQTSWGGEEDEGGEEEEDGEPQAAGQHCFSEEAVVCGLWRVVAWVYTQPCASGVVLGVVVLLPCTLFAYMLLYCPPLDIDLSYSAFEVHSHFSAERFDALTIAVKSQLGSWDRRRRDLDNTESEALRELLLEELGRQGLFNRTDNERMRPSAPKNEPLHAGDDQKRGFTPDRDKRTAPDLGQEEAGKHKNPDHKEQEYEERSREGNSTLPLIRRRRFVPNYYLQSQALWRIELVFVAQGEGDRNIFTPERLQTIHHVEHLLMQHPQFHQFCWKPLEMLRDLPLGPSYCSPPSSLMSYLFPSEKGGKIYYDGMGPDLADIQGSLSLAITHPQFYWYVDESLSPEHLSSSLLRSEIHFGAPLPSFYSLQDRADEQRSRFKNFVVQYADILAKQSTSQVKVLYGGTELFDNEVRHTFHNDMMLAVISGACITVLVYVLTSFSAFLTLFGLASIGLSCLMALFFYHVVFGVRYLGILNGVAAFVIIGIGVDDVFVFISTFRQASHLRQPQQRMIYTMKTAGRATFLTSFTTAAAYAANTFSQIPAVHDFGLFMALIVSCCWLWVSALMPAALCVWTECVEPQEHAWLNRWRLFSGLSASLGPLSDEDDDVALLSVEMEPGSCDTDGDAAILSLSVETPLSPPGQQHVGVVSTNLQWALKHLVAEPAVERRKAVLGVFLLVLLLSAGCCCLLRPATHAPLLFRQDTNLQTLLALRSNLSGQGISCPMCSGVFMEKPHPLYTHSSSSAFKFSAHQQTPSSATSNSPQSSTKSNSSTDQTGSLFTIYISKLDLGASTALYRFSLNTSTPSPWKLCSTEHQEVSSFQAYNQPHSNYSTRMTVCVSHVYRPYPSWMITSTPCDPQHGWTPEFSFYAASSPQQHSRRLYFAQRRLRPHPSRVCVGPPGCGISSGPDGPTQGTFYTPLSIDPSSAVKTKPSKTFGYNPCSGGACGHPAVRPLVDTGAMVFVVFGILGVNRTDRRDNHVIGDMGSIILDPDFDIFQEMGHLCKICKAISANSQLVKPGGAQCLPSGNKLSSILPLLHPECHSLPEPNLLPGQLSHGAVGVHGGKVRWLSMAFESTTYKGKSSFQTYSDFLQWENFIQEQLASLPQSSALQKGFQTCEHWKQIFMEIIGVESALWSLLLSLAICVAAVAVFTAHPLLLLPVLITILGVICLVVAVMYWLGWEMGAVEAISLSILVGSSVDYCLHLVEGYLLAGETMPSTPGHNSVEPPAERQRRTLEAVSHVGVAIVSSAVTTVISTVPLFFCVIVPFAKFGQIVAINTAVSILFTLTVTVSMLACMAPARFSRSPNAVLKAGLAVMAAAALGAAVCWVGGQLGVLAGQSIST; encoded by the exons atgattttttcccccacacCAGAGCATGAAGGGGATGAAATTTCAGAGCACAAGTTCAGCACATCACAAGTGGACCCAATAGGCCTGAACGCTCCACCTGTAATTCTTATCTCATCAGCCTCAG GTGTCAGCATGGATGTGGAGGATGAGCCACCAGTTTTTCAGACCAGctggggaggggaggaagatgaggggggggaggaagaagaagatggagagcCACAAGCAGCAGGCCAGCACTGTTTCTCTGAGGAGGCTGTGGTGTGTGGGCTGTGGAGGGTAGTGGCGTGGGTGTACACACAGCCCTGTGCCAGTGGAGTGGTTTTAGGGGTAGTTGTCCTACTACCTTGCACCCTGTTTGCCTACATGCTCCTCTACTGCCCTCCTCTGGACATAGACCTCTCCTACAGTGCCTTTGAGGTTCACAGTCACTTCTCTGCTGAGCGTTTCGATGCCCTCACCATCGCTGTAAAGTCTCAGCTGGGGTCCTGGGACAGACGTAGGCGAGACTTAGATAACACCGAGTCTGAGGCCCTGCGGGAGCttctgctggaggagctgggCAGACAGGGACTGTTCAACAGGACAGATAACGAGAGAATGAGGCCCTCTGCTCCTAAAAACGAGCCTTTACATGCAGGAGATGATCAGAAGAGAGGATTCACACCGGACAGAGATAAAAGGACAGCCCCTGACTTGGGTCAGGAGGAAGCAGGGAAGCACAAGAACCCAGATCACAAAGAGCAGGAGTACGAGGAGAGATCACGGGAGGGAAATTCCACTTTGCCTCTCATTAGGAGGCGCAGGTTTGTTCCCAATTACTACTTGCAGAGCCAGGCCCTGTGGAGGATCGAGCTGGTGTTTGTGGCTCAAGGGGAGGGCGACCGCAACATCTTTACCCCAGAACGTCTGCAGACGATTCACCACGTGGAGCATCTGCTCATGCAGCACCCGCAGTTTCACCAGTTCTGCTGGAAACCTCTGGAGATGTTGAGGGATCTGCCACTGGGACCATCCTACTGCTCCCCACCCAGCTCGCTCATGTCTTACCTCTTCCCGAGTGAGAAAGGAGGGAAGATATATTATGATGGCATGGGCCCAGATCTTGCTGATATTCAAG GTTCTCTGAGCCTGGCCATCACACACCCACAGTTCTACTGGTACGTGGATGAGAGTCTGTCCCCCGAgcacctctcctcctctctcttacGCAGTGAGATCCACTTTGGagctcctcttccttccttctacTCCCTGCAGGACCGAGCTGACGAGCAAAGATCTCGCTTCAAAAACTTTGTGGTTCAGTACGCAGACATCCTGGCCAAGCAATCTACCAG CCAAGTGAAGGTGCTGTATGGGGGGACAGAGCTGTTTGATAATGAGGTGAGACACACCTTCCACAATGATATGATGCTGGCTGTCATCAGTGGAGCCTGCATTACTGTGCTCGTCTATGTGCTTACCTCCTTTTCTG CATTTCTGACTCTCTTCGGACTCGCTAGCATCGGACTGAGCTGTTTGATGGCTCTTTTCTTTTACCATGTTGTCTTTGGCGTGAGGTACCTCGGCATCCTCAATGGAGTTGCAGCCTTTGTTATTATTGGCATTG GGGTGGATGATGTATTTGTGTTCATCAGCACCTTCAGACAGGCTTCTCATCTGCGTCAGCCGCAGCAGCGAATGATCTacacaatgaaaacagctgGGCGAGCTACTTTTCTCACTTCCTTCACCACTGCAGCTGCCTATGCTGCTAACACTTTCTCTCAG ATCCCGGCCGTGCATGACTTTGGCCTATTCATGGCACTCAttgtcagctgctgctggctttGGGTGTCCGCCCTGATGCCAGCCGCCCTGTGTGTCTGGACTGAGTGTGTGGAGCCTCAGGAACATGCCTGGTTGAATCG CTGGAGGCTGTTTTCCGGCCTGTCAGCGAGCCTCGGCCCTTTGTCAGATGAGGACGATGATGTGGCACTTCTGTCAGTGGAGATGGAGCCAG GATCCTGTGACACAGACGGCGATGCAGCCATTCTTTCCCTGTCAGTGGAGACACCTCTGTCGCCTCCAGGGCAGCAGCACGTGGGTGTGGTGAGCACCAATCTCCAGTGGGCCCTGAAGCACTTGGTGGCAGAGCCAGCTGTAGAGAGACGAAAAGCTGTTCTAG GTGTCTTCCTCCTGGTCCTGCTCTTATCTGCCGGGTGCTGCTGTCTCCTGAGGCCGGCCACTCATGCACCCCTTCTTTTCCGCCAGGACACAAACCTGCAGACTCTGTTGGCTCTCAGGAGCAACCTCAGCGGTCAGGGCATCTCCTGCCCTATGTGCTCAG GTGTGTTCATGGAAAAGCCACACCCATTGTACACCCACTCTTCCTCATCAGCTTTTAAGTTTTCTGCACATCAGCAGACCCCGAGCTCAGCAACTTCTAACTCTCCTCAGAGCtcaacaaaatcaaattcaagCACCGACCAAACAG GCTCattatttacaatttacatATCAAAGTTGGACCTTGGAGCCTCTACAGCCCTTTACCGCTTCTCCCTTAACACCAGCACTCCTTCCCCATGGAAACTGTGCAGCACAGAGCATCAAGAGGTGTCATCATTTCag GCTTATAATCAGCCCCACAGCAATTACAGCACCAGAATGACAGTGTGCGTCTCCCATGTGTACCGCCCGTACCCCAGCTGGATGATCACATCCACCCCATGTGACCCCCAACATGGCTGGACTCCAGAGTTTTCCTTTTATGCAGCATCGTCTccgcagcagcacagcag GAGATTGTACTTTGCCCAGCGTCGCCTGAGACCTCATCCCAGTCGAGTGTGTGTCGGCCCGCCTGGCTGTGGCATCAGTTCTGGGCCTGATGGACCCACACAGGGAACCTTTTATACTCCTCTCTCTATCG ACCCTTCAtctgctgtcaaaacaaaaccatccAAAACGTTTGGCTACAACCCGTGCAGTGGCGGTGCGTGCGGACACCCGGCGGTGCGTCCTCTGGTTGACACCGGGGCGATGGTTTTTGTCGTATTTGGCATCCTGGGAGTCAACCGAACTGATCGCAGGGACAACCACGTCATTGGAGATATG GGCAGCATTATATTGGATCCAGACTTCGATATATTCCAGGAAATGGGGCATCTTTGCAAAATCTGTAAAGCTATTAGTGCCAACAGTCAACTTGTGAAGCCTGGAGGAGCACAGTGTTTGCCTTCAG GTAATAAGCTGTCGTCTATTCTGCCTCTTCTCCATCCTGAGTGTCACTCTCTTCCTGAACCCAATCTGCTCCCGGGTCAGCTCTCCCACGGCGCGGTGGGGGTGCACGGAGGCAAGGTGCGCTGGCTGTCCATGGCCTTTGAGTCT ACCACATACAAGGGGAAATCCTCCTTTCAGACCTATTCCGACTTCCTTCAATGGGAGAACTTCATCCAGGAGCAGCTCGCCTCCCTCCCGCAGTCCTCGGCTCTGCAGAAGGGTTTCCAGACCTGCGAGCACTGGAAGCAGATCTTCATGGAAATCATAG GTGTGGAGAGTGCCCTCTGGAGTCTGCTGCTGTCCCTGGCCATCTGTGTGGCAGCTGTGgctgtttttactgcacatcctctgctgctgctgccagtaCTCATAACCATTCTGG GAGTGATCTGTCTGGTGGTGGCGGTGATGTATTGGCTGGGATGGGAGATGGGAGCAGTGGAGGCGATTTCTCTGTCTATACTTGTGGGATCTTCAGTGGATTACTGTCTGCACCTGGTGGAGGGATACCTGCTGGCTGGGGAGACCATGCCCTCCACGCCTGGTCATAACTCGGTG GAGCCGCCAGCTGAGAGGCAGAGGCGAACCCTGGAGGCAGTGAGCCATGTGGGCGTTGCCATAGTGTCCAGTGCCGTCACCACAGTGATCTCCACAGTAcccctcttcttctgtgtcaTTGTGCCTTTCGCCAAGTTTGGCCAAATAGTGGCCATTAACACCGCCGTCTCCATTTTGTTCAccctgactgtgactgtgtccATGTTGGCATGCATGGCCCCTGCCCGCTTCAGCAGATCCCCCAACGCCGTGCTGAAGGCCGGTCTGGCTGTGATGGCGGCTGCAGCCTTGGGAGCGGCAGTGTGCTGGGTGGGAGGACAGCTGGGAGTGTTGGCTGGGCAATCAATCAGCACGTAA